From Campylobacter lari, the proteins below share one genomic window:
- the rsfS gene encoding ribosome silencing factor: MQERINNIVQILDDKKADLIESFDMQDKDYFVKFVVIATTMGERHALSLIDDLKTNLKSKGEEFLNIESSEEWTVLDLGDILIHLMSETYRTKYNIEEFLKSLNKENQN, from the coding sequence ATGCAAGAAAGAATTAATAATATAGTGCAGATTTTAGATGATAAAAAAGCAGATTTAATAGAAAGCTTTGATATGCAAGATAAGGATTATTTTGTTAAATTTGTAGTGATTGCTACTACTATGGGGGAAAGACACGCGCTTTCTTTGATTGATGATTTAAAAACTAATCTTAAAAGCAAAGGTGAGGAGTTTTTAAATATAGAAAGTAGTGAAGAATGGACTGTGCTTGATTTAGGAGATATTTTGATTCACTTAATGAGTGAAACTTATAGAACAAAATATAATATAGAAGAATTTTTGAAAAGTTTAAATAAAGAAAATCAAAACTAG
- the gap gene encoding type I glyceraldehyde-3-phosphate dehydrogenase, which produces MAVKVAINGFGRIGRCVARIIMKRDDIELVAINDTTDIELTKYLFKYDTVHGTYDGSVENENDDLIIDNKKIKVLKSRNVADLDFAKYGAQIVLECTGAHLTMEKCQGFLDHGVQKVIMSAPAKDKTPTYVLGVNAHEYKGENIISNASCTTNCLGPICRVLQDNFGIEKGLMTTIHAYTNGQSIIDAKARDKRRSRAAAQNIIPTSTGAAKAMKLVMPELDGKLHGQSMRVPVADVSTVDLTATLKKKVSKEEINEAFRKAAASNLKGILLVDDEERVSSDFITCSYGAIVASDLTQVICDDFVKVVAWYDNEWGYSSRLVDMAVFIAKA; this is translated from the coding sequence ATGGCTGTAAAAGTTGCAATAAATGGCTTTGGACGCATTGGAAGATGTGTTGCAAGAATTATCATGAAACGCGATGATATAGAACTTGTAGCGATTAATGATACTACTGATATTGAACTCACAAAATATCTTTTTAAATACGACACCGTTCATGGGACATATGATGGTAGTGTTGAAAATGAAAATGATGATTTAATAATTGATAATAAAAAAATAAAAGTTTTAAAAAGTAGAAATGTGGCAGATTTAGACTTTGCAAAATATGGCGCACAAATTGTTTTAGAATGTACCGGTGCACACTTAACTATGGAAAAATGTCAAGGATTTTTAGATCATGGAGTGCAAAAAGTCATCATGAGTGCACCTGCAAAAGATAAAACTCCAACCTATGTTTTAGGAGTAAATGCACATGAATACAAAGGCGAAAATATCATCTCAAATGCAAGTTGTACCACTAACTGTCTAGGACCAATTTGTAGAGTTTTACAAGATAATTTTGGCATAGAAAAAGGTTTAATGACTACTATACATGCTTACACCAATGGTCAAAGTATTATCGATGCAAAAGCAAGAGATAAAAGAAGATCACGCGCTGCTGCACAAAATATCATCCCTACTTCTACCGGTGCAGCAAAAGCTATGAAGCTTGTTATGCCTGAACTTGATGGAAAATTACATGGTCAAAGCATGCGTGTGCCTGTAGCTGATGTATCAACTGTAGATTTAACTGCAACTTTAAAGAAAAAAGTAAGTAAAGAAGAAATTAATGAAGCCTTTAGAAAAGCAGCTGCTAGTAATTTAAAAGGCATATTATTAGTTGATGATGAAGAAAGAGTTTCAAGTGATTTTATAACTTGCTCTTATGGTGCAATTGTAGCAAGTGATTTAACTCAAGTTATTTGTGATGATTTTGTTAAAGTGGTTGCTTGGTATGATAATGAATGGGGTTATTCTTCTCGTTTAGTAGATATGGCAGTATTTATAGCAAAGGCTTAA
- the nadD gene encoding nicotinate (nicotinamide) nucleotide adenylyltransferase, producing the protein MKIALFGGSFDPPHLGHNAIVLNALENLELDKLIIMPTFISLFKQEFTADEQRRLKWCKEIWGSLIKVEICDFEIKKQRPVPSIESVEFLYKQYESSKFYLILGADHLQSLEKWHEFERLQNLVEFVIAKRDDIFIPKHFKTLDTKVNISSSFIRQTLQTTQVCEQIKEEVKLYYSKFKNI; encoded by the coding sequence ATGAAAATCGCACTTTTTGGCGGTAGTTTTGATCCGCCTCATTTAGGTCATAATGCTATAGTCTTAAATGCATTAGAAAATTTAGAGCTTGATAAGCTCATTATTATGCCTACTTTTATTAGTCTTTTTAAACAAGAATTTACTGCAGATGAACAAAGACGCTTAAAATGGTGCAAGGAAATTTGGGGAAGCTTAATAAAAGTTGAAATTTGTGATTTTGAAATAAAAAAGCAAAGACCTGTGCCTAGTATAGAAAGTGTTGAATTTTTATATAAGCAATATGAAAGTTCAAAATTTTATCTTATTTTAGGAGCTGATCATTTGCAAAGTCTTGAAAAATGGCATGAATTTGAAAGATTGCAAAATTTGGTAGAATTTGTTATAGCTAAAAGAGATGATATTTTTATACCAAAACATTTTAAAACTTTAGATACTAAAGTAAATATCTCTTCATCTTTTATAAGACAAACTTTACAAACAACGCAAGTTTGTGAGCAAATCAAAGAAGAAGTTAAGCTTTATTATTCTAAATTTAAAAATATTTAA
- a CDS encoding HIT family protein → MIYENDFLFIEKEDSQIPWVKIFTKENYKELSDCPTFLQNMLFQYVLACELSLREYYNPEKINIASFANYVPRVHFHVMARFKEDGFFPESMWGKQQREIKDLNLPDFEGFTSILLKKINNIHV, encoded by the coding sequence ATGATTTATGAAAATGATTTTTTATTTATAGAAAAAGAAGATTCTCAAATTCCTTGGGTGAAAATTTTTACTAAAGAAAACTACAAAGAATTAAGTGATTGTCCAACCTTTTTGCAAAATATGCTTTTTCAGTATGTTTTAGCTTGTGAGTTAAGCCTTAGAGAATACTACAACCCAGAAAAAATCAACATAGCTTCCTTTGCAAACTATGTACCAAGAGTGCATTTTCATGTTATGGCACGTTTTAAAGAAGATGGGTTTTTTCCTGAAAGTATGTGGGGAAAACAGCAAAGAGAAATTAAGGATTTAAATTTACCTGATTTTGAAGGATTTACATCAATATTACTTAAAAAAATAAATAATATTCATGTTTAA
- a CDS encoding phosphoglycerate kinase encodes MSSILSIKDIDLAKKKVFIRCDFNVPQDEFLNITDDRRIRSAIPTIRYCLDNGCAVILASHLGRPKEIASKYSLEPVAKRLARLMTKEVIMAKDVIGEDAKKKASELKPSEILLLENLRFEKGETKNDENLAKELASMADVYINDAFGVCHRAHASVEAITKYFDNTNKGAGFLLQKEIEFASNLIKHPARPFVAVVGGSKVSGKLQALTNLLPKVDKLIIGGGMAFTFLKAQGYDIGNSLLEEDLIEEANKILLKGKNLGVKIYLPVDVTAAQTCSQEAVMKYTPVQEIPAGWMGLDIGPASVRLFKEALSDAQTIWWNGPMGVFEIDKFSKGSIKMSHYISESHATTVIGGGDTADVVARAGDADEMTFISTGGGASLELIEGKELPGVKPLTIKDNE; translated from the coding sequence ATGAGTAGTATTTTATCGATTAAAGATATTGATCTTGCAAAGAAAAAAGTATTTATAAGATGTGATTTTAATGTTCCTCAAGATGAGTTTTTAAATATCACCGACGATCGTCGTATTCGCTCGGCCATCCCTACTATAAGGTATTGTTTAGATAATGGCTGTGCAGTTATTTTAGCTTCACATTTAGGGCGCCCAAAAGAGATAGCTTCAAAATACTCTTTAGAACCAGTTGCAAAAAGACTTGCACGCTTAATGACTAAAGAAGTCATCATGGCTAAAGATGTTATAGGCGAAGATGCAAAGAAAAAAGCTAGCGAATTAAAGCCAAGTGAAATTTTGCTTTTAGAAAATTTACGCTTTGAAAAGGGTGAAACCAAAAATGATGAAAATTTAGCCAAAGAACTTGCTTCTATGGCTGATGTTTATATTAATGATGCTTTTGGGGTTTGTCATAGAGCCCATGCTAGCGTTGAAGCTATTACAAAATACTTTGATAATACAAACAAGGGTGCGGGATTTTTACTCCAAAAAGAAATTGAGTTTGCAAGCAATCTTATCAAACACCCTGCACGTCCTTTTGTAGCCGTAGTAGGTGGTTCTAAAGTAAGTGGGAAATTACAAGCTTTGACTAACTTACTTCCAAAAGTAGATAAATTAATCATAGGCGGGGGTATGGCCTTTACTTTCTTAAAAGCTCAAGGTTATGATATAGGAAATTCTCTTTTAGAAGAAGATTTAATTGAAGAAGCAAATAAAATCTTACTCAAAGGTAAAAATCTAGGTGTAAAAATTTATCTTCCTGTGGATGTTACAGCAGCGCAAACTTGCTCTCAAGAAGCAGTAATGAAATACACTCCTGTGCAAGAAATTCCTGCAGGTTGGATGGGGCTTGATATAGGTCCTGCTAGTGTAAGGTTGTTTAAAGAAGCACTTTCTGATGCTCAAACTATATGGTGGAATGGACCTATGGGGGTTTTTGAAATTGATAAATTCTCAAAAGGTAGTATTAAAATGAGCCATTATATTAGCGAATCTCATGCAACAACTGTAATAGGTGGTGGCGATACTGCTGATGTTGTAGCAAGAGCAGGTGATGCTGATGAGATGACTTTCATTTCAACCGGTGGTGGAGCATCATTAGAACTTATAGAAGGAAAAGAACTTCCTGGGGTAAAACCTTTAACGATAAAGGACAATGAATGA
- a CDS encoding triose-phosphate isomerase: protein MIFAANLKCNHTRSSFELYAQELNQNLNKEDEVFIFPPSIAFLKDNFSFQQGAQNFYPCENGAYTGEIGKIHLEEFNIKSVLIGHSERRALNENESFLKVKFDFAKNLDFNIIYCIGESLETKNANESLDFLKKQIENIDLSYKKLIIAYEPIYSIGTGVSANLDDINTILNFLREFTNAKLLYGGSVNQSNVKEICALKNCDGVLIGSAALNANDFLNMIQIAKG from the coding sequence ATGATTTTTGCAGCAAATTTAAAGTGCAATCATACAAGATCAAGCTTTGAACTTTATGCTCAAGAATTAAATCAAAATTTAAACAAAGAAGATGAAGTTTTCATCTTCCCTCCTAGTATAGCTTTTTTAAAAGACAATTTTTCCTTTCAACAAGGCGCGCAAAATTTCTACCCTTGTGAAAATGGAGCATATACCGGAGAAATAGGTAAAATTCACTTGGAAGAATTTAATATCAAAAGTGTTTTAATAGGCCATTCTGAAAGAAGAGCTTTAAATGAAAATGAAAGCTTTTTAAAAGTAAAGTTTGATTTTGCAAAAAATCTTGATTTTAATATTATTTATTGTATAGGCGAAAGTTTAGAAACTAAGAATGCTAACGAAAGCTTGGATTTTTTAAAAAAACAAATAGAAAATATTGACTTATCTTATAAAAAACTTATCATAGCATATGAGCCTATTTATTCTATAGGCACAGGAGTTAGTGCTAATCTTGATGATATTAATACCATACTTAATTTTTTAAGAGAATTTACTAACGCTAAGCTTTTATATGGTGGAAGTGTTAATCAAAGCAATGTTAAAGAAATTTGTGCTTTAAAAAATTGTGATGGAGTATTAATAGGTTCAGCCGCATTAAATGCAAATGATTTTTTAAATATGATACAAATAGCCAAAGGTTAA